A region of Allocoleopsis franciscana PCC 7113 DNA encodes the following proteins:
- a CDS encoding PspA/IM30 family protein, producing MTDKLEFGEGAGFMATGAVTGAGVSATIGGMGLVGGFGGISIGMAPVTAAGAITGAAVYGGTKAIENKDASALGAAALGAMGGAGVSSAVGGMGLAVGGTAVGIGMAPVAAAGAVVGLGAYGVNQLLYQTKTSDNPEKVIESLKQIKLSIQQEIANLTASKELIQKQYKQAHHEVSSWHKVAEAAMKAGREDLACKALERKLFHQQNVTTFKTQFEQVTARIQSLRGDLSVIELICQ from the coding sequence ATGACAGACAAGCTTGAGTTTGGAGAAGGCGCAGGCTTTATGGCTACAGGAGCGGTTACAGGTGCTGGAGTTTCGGCAACCATTGGTGGAATGGGATTAGTCGGAGGATTTGGAGGAATTAGTATTGGCATGGCTCCGGTTACAGCAGCAGGAGCGATCACAGGTGCAGCAGTTTACGGGGGCACAAAAGCGATAGAGAATAAAGATGCTTCGGCTTTGGGTGCTGCTGCCCTTGGAGCGATGGGTGGTGCTGGGGTTTCTAGCGCTGTTGGTGGGATGGGCTTAGCTGTTGGTGGAACCGCTGTAGGAATTGGTATGGCTCCGGTTGCAGCGGCTGGTGCGGTGGTAGGACTGGGTGCCTATGGTGTGAATCAACTTCTCTATCAGACCAAAACTAGTGATAATCCTGAAAAAGTCATTGAATCCCTTAAGCAAATCAAACTAAGCATACAGCAGGAAATTGCTAATTTAACTGCCAGCAAAGAACTGATTCAAAAGCAGTACAAGCAAGCTCATCATGAAGTTAGCTCTTGGCATAAAGTCGCTGAAGCGGCGATGAAAGCAGGACGTGAGGATTTGGCTTGTAAAGCTTTGGAGCGTAAGCTTTTTCATCAGCAAAATGTTACTACATTCAAAACTCAGTTCGAGCAGGTAACAGCAAGAATACAGTCTCTCCGAGGCGACTTGAGCGTTATAGAACTCATTTGCCAATGA
- a CDS encoding Coenzyme F420 hydrogenase/dehydrogenase, beta subunit C-terminal domain, whose product MTATTPDSAKHKKAKALKSSSRRPAKELCSECGLCDTYYIHYVKEACAFLNQQIAELEEEAHGRSRHLDNPDDWYFGVNQNMMAARKTEPIEGAQWTGIVSTIAIEMLNRGIVEGVVCVQNTKEDRFQPMPIIARTPEEILAARVNKPTLSPNLSVLEQIEQSGMKRLLVIGVGCQIQALRAVEKQLGLEKLYVLGTPCVDNVTRDGLQKFLDTTSRSPETVVHYEFMQDFRVHFKHEDGSTETVPFFGLKTNQLKDVFAPSCMSCFDYVNSLADLVVGYMGAPFGWQWIVVRNDTGQEMLDLVQNQLETQPVMSKGDRRNAVQQSIPAYDKGVTLPMWAAKLMGVVIERIGPQGLEYARFSIDSHFTRNYLYVKRNHPEKLEEHVPEYAKRIVGQYKLPES is encoded by the coding sequence ATGACTGCAACAACTCCCGATTCCGCCAAGCATAAAAAAGCCAAAGCCCTCAAATCTTCCAGCCGTCGCCCAGCCAAAGAACTGTGTAGCGAGTGTGGACTTTGCGATACATATTACATTCACTATGTCAAGGAAGCTTGTGCCTTCTTAAACCAACAAATTGCTGAACTCGAAGAAGAAGCACACGGACGCAGCCGCCATCTCGATAATCCCGATGATTGGTACTTTGGCGTCAACCAGAACATGATGGCAGCCCGGAAAACCGAGCCAATTGAGGGGGCACAGTGGACAGGAATTGTTAGCACGATTGCCATTGAAATGCTCAATCGCGGCATCGTCGAAGGCGTCGTCTGTGTGCAAAACACCAAAGAAGACCGCTTTCAACCCATGCCCATTATTGCTCGAACTCCAGAAGAAATTCTGGCAGCACGGGTGAATAAACCCACCCTCTCGCCTAACCTTTCCGTGTTAGAGCAAATAGAACAATCGGGGATGAAGCGACTGCTAGTGATTGGCGTTGGTTGCCAAATCCAGGCATTACGTGCCGTTGAAAAACAGCTCGGATTAGAAAAGCTCTACGTTTTAGGAACACCCTGCGTCGATAATGTCACCCGCGATGGATTGCAAAAATTCCTAGATACCACTAGCCGTTCTCCAGAAACAGTCGTGCATTACGAGTTCATGCAAGACTTTCGGGTTCACTTCAAACACGAAGATGGTTCCACTGAAACTGTCCCTTTCTTCGGACTGAAGACAAACCAACTCAAAGATGTCTTTGCCCCCTCTTGCATGAGCTGTTTTGACTACGTGAACTCCTTAGCCGATTTAGTGGTGGGCTACATGGGAGCACCCTTTGGTTGGCAGTGGATTGTGGTACGCAATGACACGGGACAAGAAATGCTGGATTTGGTGCAAAACCAACTGGAAACGCAGCCTGTGATGTCTAAGGGTGACAGACGCAATGCTGTACAGCAAAGCATTCCCGCCTATGACAAAGGCGTCACACTGCCGATGTGGGCGGCAAAACTGATGGGTGTGGTGATTGAAAGAATTGGTCCTCAAGGTTTAGAGTATGCCCGTTTCTCGATAGATTCCCACTTCACCCGCAACTATTTATATGTAAAGCGTAATCACCCTGAGAAGTTAGAGGAACATGTTCCAGAGTACGCCAAGCGGATTGTTGGACAATATAAGTTACCAGAATCTTAA
- a CDS encoding alpha/beta fold hydrolase, with protein sequence MATHIIKRNHVNVQGQGNQTLIFAHGFGSDQTAWRHIVAAFESDYRIVLFDHVGAGQSDFNAYSRSRYSSLYGYAEDLLELCAELKLTHSILVGHSVSAMVGLLASLIEPQRFSRLIFMGASPRYLNDVDYHGGFEQSDLDALYGAMSANYEAWVCGFFAPLMMGNPERPSLAREYAGTMAVVRPDIALALARAIFQSDFRAHLSRLTVPTLIIQSSDDKAVPPEVGRYLASQIPKSQLVNINAQGHVPHLSAPDEVIRAIRAYLVE encoded by the coding sequence ATGGCAACCCATATCATTAAGCGCAATCACGTCAACGTACAAGGCCAAGGCAATCAAACGCTGATTTTTGCTCACGGTTTCGGTTCGGATCAGACGGCTTGGCGACATATTGTAGCCGCCTTTGAATCTGACTATCGCATTGTACTCTTCGACCATGTCGGGGCGGGTCAGTCCGATTTTAACGCCTACAGCCGCTCGCGCTACAGCAGTCTTTACGGGTATGCAGAGGATTTGCTAGAACTATGCGCCGAATTAAAACTGACTCACTCTATTTTGGTGGGTCATTCCGTCAGCGCCATGGTGGGTTTACTCGCATCTCTAATAGAACCACAGCGCTTTAGCCGACTGATCTTTATGGGTGCATCACCCCGTTACCTCAACGATGTAGACTATCACGGTGGCTTTGAGCAGTCTGACCTCGATGCTTTATATGGGGCGATGTCTGCTAACTACGAGGCTTGGGTTTGTGGCTTCTTCGCGCCTCTAATGATGGGCAATCCAGAGCGTCCCAGCCTTGCTCGTGAGTATGCCGGTACTATGGCAGTCGTTCGTCCAGATATTGCCCTTGCTCTCGCCCGTGCGATTTTTCAGTCAGACTTTCGCGCCCACTTATCGCGCCTAACTGTACCGACCTTGATTATACAGTCGAGCGATGACAAGGCTGTACCCCCTGAAGTGGGTCGATATCTCGCTTCTCAGATTCCCAAAAGTCAGCTAGTGAACATTAATGCACAAGGTCACGTCCCTCACTTGAGTGCTCCTGATGAGGTAATTCGAGCGATTAGAGCTTATTTGGTTGAGTAA
- a CDS encoding pentapeptide repeat-containing protein has product MNEVSSHEHQKLMEVNTVKIQEETFAFSMHSKTILTEIEGRGNSEQSTPKSGLNATLTGLDLKRDYDQGERNFSQIDLAQENLVWMDLSGVNLSQANLQQAKLSAATLKGAKLREANLQGANLRAVDLKNADLCGANLQGADLKRADLINTNLSGADLSGANLTDVIFEKVNLREANLRGANLQGLDLSEADLTGADLSEANLNGARLQEAQLSQANLSGLDMTHLNLSGANLRQANLSEAQLSQAQLYGTDLRGANLDEAILDQAKLAGAKLPQP; this is encoded by the coding sequence ATGAACGAAGTCAGTAGCCATGAACACCAAAAATTGATGGAGGTGAATACTGTGAAAATACAAGAAGAAACTTTTGCATTTTCCATGCATTCCAAAACTATTCTCACAGAAATAGAGGGAAGGGGAAACTCAGAACAATCAACTCCTAAGTCGGGTCTAAACGCTACCCTCACAGGTCTTGACCTTAAGCGAGATTATGACCAAGGCGAACGAAACTTTAGCCAGATAGACCTAGCTCAGGAAAACCTGGTTTGGATGGATCTTAGTGGAGTAAACTTAAGCCAAGCCAATCTCCAACAAGCCAAACTAAGCGCAGCAACGTTAAAAGGAGCCAAGTTACGAGAGGCAAATCTCCAAGGGGCTAATCTGCGAGCTGTAGACTTGAAAAATGCCGACTTGTGTGGTGCTAATTTGCAGGGAGCTGATTTAAAAAGAGCCGATCTGATTAATACTAATCTAAGTGGAGCAGACTTAAGCGGCGCAAACCTCACCGATGTGATTTTTGAAAAAGTTAATCTACGTGAAGCCAATCTCAGAGGTGCTAATCTTCAGGGACTTGATTTAAGTGAAGCTGACTTAACGGGTGCAGATTTGAGTGAAGCTAATTTAAACGGAGCACGGCTACAAGAAGCGCAGCTATCTCAAGCCAATTTGAGCGGATTAGATATGACGCACCTCAATCTAAGCGGAGCCAATTTGAGACAAGCAAATTTAAGTGAAGCACAGTTGAGTCAAGCCCAATTATATGGCACTGACTTAAGAGGAGCCAATCTTGATGAGGCTATCCTCGATCAAGCTAAGCTAGCAGGAGCTAAGTTGCCACAGCCGTAG
- a CDS encoding Uma2 family endonuclease — translation MLSSSANYEITWEKLPDDFVLDDEPVDNINQPSLAAALTESLEIAGKLPANSLITTNYGICATVNQKIVVKAPDWAYIPSIRVQRQEVKRSYTPQLQGAIPVIVMEFLSDTEGGEYSIKPTYPPGKWFFYEQILGVPNYIIFEPDAGELEVYHLDEQRRYQLQAPDAHNRYWITQMGLSLGVWQGIRENRTGYWLRWWDEHGELLLWGSESVNQERQEKEIAQQRAERLAAQLRAAGIEPEI, via the coding sequence ATGTTATCCAGTAGCGCCAATTACGAAATCACCTGGGAAAAGCTACCAGATGACTTTGTTCTAGACGACGAACCCGTGGACAATATTAATCAGCCATCCCTTGCTGCCGCTTTAACCGAAAGCTTGGAAATCGCGGGAAAGCTTCCAGCCAATTCCCTGATTACGACCAATTACGGCATCTGTGCCACAGTGAATCAAAAAATTGTCGTAAAAGCCCCCGACTGGGCATACATACCATCGATTCGGGTTCAACGGCAAGAAGTCAAACGTAGCTACACCCCCCAACTGCAAGGTGCGATTCCAGTCATTGTGATGGAATTTCTCTCCGATACAGAAGGGGGTGAGTATTCCATCAAACCCACTTATCCTCCAGGTAAGTGGTTTTTCTATGAGCAAATCCTGGGGGTTCCCAACTACATTATTTTTGAACCCGATGCAGGGGAACTCGAAGTTTATCACTTGGATGAGCAAAGACGATATCAGCTACAAGCTCCTGATGCCCATAACCGTTATTGGATTACCCAAATGGGGTTATCTTTGGGGGTATGGCAAGGAATCCGGGAAAATCGGACAGGTTACTGGTTGCGATGGTGGGATGAACATGGGGAACTGTTGCTGTGGGGTTCGGAGTCGGTGAATCAAGAAAGGCAAGAAAAGGAAATTGCTCAACAACGAGCCGAACGATTAGCCGCACAACTCAGGGCAGCCGGAATTGAACCAGAGATTTAA
- a CDS encoding phosphodiester glycosidase family protein gives MNHRYQIGIKQLLLAGGTGLLLLPLILYGWLHWQRPPRTTQERSLFQGIVYKREVRSTPRPLMIHIVSIDLTAPGVKVLVTPGKPTLEKTEVPTEINARTTSEFLQEFKLQLAINASFFYPFREVTPWDYYPRSGERANVVGQAISNGASYSPHESDLPVLCLITSQGRDSVQLSKGKECPNGTVQAVTGNHILMERGNPVGLNLDVRHSNRPYSRVAVAMDRAGEKLWLIAIDGKHPLYSEGATLAELTKIIVDLGADSALNLDGGGSTTVVAATPEGATVLNAPTHTKLPMRERPVANHIGFYALPTDK, from the coding sequence ATGAATCATCGATACCAGATTGGCATAAAGCAATTGTTGCTGGCAGGGGGAACGGGACTATTACTCTTGCCCCTGATACTCTACGGGTGGCTCCATTGGCAACGCCCACCGCGAACAACTCAAGAGCGATCGCTATTTCAAGGCATTGTCTACAAACGCGAGGTTCGCTCCACACCCCGTCCGTTGATGATTCATATCGTTAGTATTGACCTAACAGCACCCGGAGTTAAAGTACTGGTTACGCCAGGAAAGCCGACTCTAGAAAAGACAGAAGTTCCCACCGAAATCAACGCCCGAACCACATCAGAATTTCTCCAAGAGTTCAAGCTGCAATTAGCAATCAATGCCAGCTTCTTCTATCCCTTTCGTGAAGTGACACCTTGGGACTATTATCCCCGTAGTGGAGAGCGTGCCAATGTAGTCGGACAAGCGATCTCAAATGGCGCGAGTTACTCCCCCCACGAGTCGGACTTGCCTGTATTATGCTTGATCACAAGCCAAGGGCGTGATAGCGTTCAACTCTCAAAAGGTAAAGAGTGCCCTAACGGTACAGTTCAAGCTGTGACGGGTAACCATATCTTGATGGAGCGTGGCAATCCTGTTGGCTTAAATTTAGATGTACGTCACAGTAACAGACCTTATTCCCGTGTTGCCGTAGCGATGGATAGGGCGGGTGAGAAACTTTGGCTGATTGCGATCGATGGTAAGCACCCGCTTTACAGCGAAGGAGCGACGCTAGCAGAGCTGACAAAAATTATTGTGGATTTAGGCGCTGATTCAGCCTTGAATCTAGATGGTGGCGGTTCAACCACCGTAGTCGCAGCCACTCCAGAAGGAGCCACCGTGTTAAATGCTCCCACTCATACCAAACTTCCCATGCGTGAACGTCCAGTTGCCAATCACATAGGATTTTATGCCTTACCGACAGATAAGTAG
- a CDS encoding pentapeptide repeat-containing protein: protein MASSSPLNFANQDLRNRSFKGQNLNGANFSGCDLRGCDFSHALLQDANFERVKTGQTPRQFIPSVVLALVIGLLSADGFSKMIFGLLGRTPAEGGWSFVIALGVSLAISGIFSGLRVMMRPKSLARRIATIISGATSGALLGFFYGGSTTDNNVQFAIAGAVLGGVLMALICWRVRHPLVAVAVAAAGGVAGYGFAFFTGATAIAYLSAQKLVWGVFWGALSLGYIGLTMNSLILVVREIRHGCGTSFRRADLTNAKFDRAILQNTDFSGALGSNNFEYS, encoded by the coding sequence ATGGCAAGCTCATCCCCACTTAATTTTGCAAATCAGGACTTGCGAAACCGCTCCTTTAAGGGTCAGAACCTAAATGGAGCTAATTTTAGCGGTTGTGATCTTCGTGGTTGTGATTTTAGTCACGCTCTATTGCAGGATGCTAATTTTGAGCGAGTCAAGACGGGGCAAACACCCAGGCAGTTCATCCCTTCTGTGGTGCTTGCTCTCGTTATAGGTTTGTTATCCGCTGATGGATTTAGCAAAATGATTTTCGGACTTTTGGGTCGTACCCCCGCAGAGGGAGGTTGGTCTTTTGTGATTGCTTTAGGCGTGAGTTTGGCGATTTCTGGGATATTTTCCGGGCTGAGAGTGATGATGCGCCCTAAGTCTCTGGCAAGGCGGATCGCGACGATAATATCGGGTGCGACGTCGGGGGCGTTGCTGGGTTTTTTCTATGGAGGAAGTACCACGGACAATAATGTCCAATTTGCGATCGCTGGGGCGGTATTGGGAGGAGTGCTGATGGCGCTGATTTGTTGGAGAGTTCGCCATCCACTGGTAGCCGTTGCGGTTGCTGCTGCCGGAGGCGTTGCTGGGTATGGCTTTGCCTTTTTCACGGGAGCAACGGCGATCGCTTATTTAAGTGCCCAAAAGTTGGTTTGGGGGGTTTTTTGGGGGGCTTTATCTCTGGGTTACATCGGTTTAACGATGAATTCTCTCATCCTAGTGGTTCGAGAAATTAGACATGGATGCGGGACATCTTTTAGAAGGGCGGACTTAACCAATGCGAAGTTTGATAGAGCCATTCTGCAAAACACTGATTTTTCAGGTGCGCTTGGTTCTAACAATTTTGAGTATAGCTAA
- a CDS encoding type II toxin-antitoxin system VapB family antitoxin yields the protein MAIPLNINEALLQEALALDDQTTINALVETALREYIQRRKRLKVLDIFGTIDYYEDYDYKQQRQQR from the coding sequence GTGGCTATACCACTCAACATAAACGAAGCCTTGCTACAAGAAGCACTCGCACTTGATGACCAGACAACCATTAATGCTCTGGTTGAAACAGCCCTTCGTGAATATATTCAACGTCGCAAACGGCTCAAAGTATTAGACATCTTTGGTACCATTGATTATTACGAAGACTACGACTACAAGCAGCAACGCCAGCAGAGATGA